In the Phaseolus vulgaris cultivar G19833 chromosome 7, P. vulgaris v2.0, whole genome shotgun sequence genome, one interval contains:
- the LOC137827770 gene encoding uncharacterized protein isoform X2, translating into MAGNTRFDLTAAKSEELAFKGSFTNGQRGNLMNGTLDRSASFREDPITMGDQKYTRSGELRRVLGISFGNTLEDYAFGTANLKAPPPVATEELKRFKASVQEASVRARYRSKRLDESLDKLNKCWEAVSLKKQLRNDLLPNERLGGSPFSKMGSQTHRSPSEPVNQRLEDRPKNIILNKRIRTSVADTRAEGLSNNNARQPLAIGKDRDNIKDSSRGCDIVEEKIRRLPAGGETWDRKMKRKRSMGIVVARSIDGEGELKKVVHLRLANESGLQGSDAQGSRSGYSGSNSKHDGSSLPPTSNACTASNNEQEKVSRGSVDGLNKERVVLKGNKFNVRDNNYTGGIHTLSKGKGSRPPRTGALMAGNSSVSRSSELHEIREQTLNVNKPHSVCGTVNRKRPLPGGSSSSHMAQWVGQRPQKITRTRRANVISPVVSCDEVHTSLEGLSPSDVGSRMTSTSVSGLYTSNGAINGGIQPGKMKHENVSSPTRLSENEESDAGENGENKLKEKGLESKEVDESAINHSYNTSSSMLTSKNKKVPYKEEIGDGLRRQGRGSRGSSGSSVLKSGILPMKEKLETSTLMKPIKNVKPASEKNGSKPGRPPLKKSCDRKTNNRTGHPLTNNFPDISAEDDDREELLTSANFASNASYIGCSSSFWKNLEPIFAPVSLENMSYLKHLVETADVDLRCLSQVLGLGSDALGRLAHTENPLSQSPLSRERDRSAVNQTDSKEISLMDDMDVDQHLDFSILCRKMDSEGNKVAPLYQRVLTALIIDDQINEDIVGDGNMSFLCERDDFSQLPCFFQGVENQSSIKMGYEFNSGKVSCNGNAMHTSCTNIPEKEPGVSLQIDQGSLYPETERLSMVSENGYDGSLGMHINSYPSSFSCHFEQMSMEDKLLLELQSVGLYPEPVPDLADGDCEAINQDIIQLQKGLFQQVNKKRECFMKLIQAVERGREMEQRALEQVAMDKLVELAYKKKLATRGTSAARYGLSKVSRPVALAFMKRTLARCHKFEETGKSCFFEPVFKDVLFSAPSCDNNTGSAVAANLSLGHNSKQEFSPSGYFPHKEQDVSGNLDHPSDQDFARTGPIVNRGKKKELLLDDVGASPSLRSASTPGSSLIGGAKGKRSERDRDRDGKNSVTKGGRSSASHSRGERKTKAKSKPKTAQLSSSGNGSLSNLMENINSEHQLACGSNEFISSHGDRKSKTGSVPHNVSTGTEEPMDITNMHELDSIELGVGNELNGPQDLDSWLLNIDDDLQDNDAIGLEIPMDDLSDLNMIL; encoded by the exons ATGGCGGGGAATACTAGGTTTGATTTAACTGCTGCCAAATCAGAGGAATTGGCTTTCAAGGGGAGCTTTACTAATGGACAGAGAGGGAATTTGATGAATGGCACTTTGGACAGGTCTGCAAGCTTTCGTGAGG ATCCAATAACCATGGGAGATCAAAAATATACTAGGTCAGGTGAGTTAAGACGAGTCCTGGGGATATCCTTTGGAAATACTCTTGAAGATTATGCTTTTGGAACTGCTAATTTGAAGGCTCCCCCTCCAGTGGCTACGGAGGAACTAAAACGATTCAAAGCAAGTGTACAAGAGGCTTCTGTCAGGGCTAG ATATAGATCAAAAAGGTTGGATGAATCGTTAGACAAATTGAACAAATGTTGGGAGGCTGTAAGCTTAAAGAAGCAACTTCGAAACGATTTGTTGCCAAATGAAAGGTTGGGTGGATCACCCTTCTCGAAGATGGGAAGTCAGACTCATCGTAGCCCATCAGAGCCTGTGAATCAAAGACTAGAAGACAGACCTAAGAATATCATTCTGAATAAGCGCATCCGTACATCAGTAGCTGATACACGG GCTGAAGGATTAAGTAATAACAATGCAAGGCAACCTTTGGCCATTGGAAAGGATAGAGACAACATCAAGGATAGTAGCAGAGGTTGTGATATTGTTGAAGAGAAGATTCGAAGATTACCTGCAGGTGGAGAAACATGGgatagaaaaatgaaaagaaaacgtTCCATGGGTATAGTTGTTGCCAGATCCATTGACGGGGAAGGAGAGCTGAAAAAAGTTGTGCATCTAAGGCTAGCTAATGAGTCAGGTCTGCAAGGTTCTGATGCTCAAGGTTCGAG GTCAGGATATTCTGGCAGTAATAGCAAGCACGATGGTTCTTCATTGCCTCCTACGTCCAATGCATGTACAGCTTCCAATAATGAGCAAGAAAAGGTGTCAAGGGGTTCAGTTGACGGATTAAATAAGGAACGggttgtgcttaaaggaaataA GTTTAATGTCCGTGACAATAATTATACAGGTGGTATCCATACTTTGTCGAAAGGCAAAGGTTCAAGGCCTCCACGAACAGGTGCTTTGATGGCTGGAAACTCATCTGTTTCTCGATCTTCTGAATTACATGAAATTCGGGAacaaactttaaatgtgaacaAGCCTCATTCAGTTTGTGGTACTGTAAATCGCAAGCGTCCTTTGCCTGGAGGATCATCTTCATCCCATATGGCCCAATGGGTTGGACAGAGACCCCAGAAAATTACTCGCACTCGAAGAGCAAATGTTATATCCCCTGTCGTAAGTTGTGATGAAGTGCATACATCATTAGAAGGTTTGTCCCCTTCTGATGTTGGTAGCAGAATGACTTCTACTAGTGTTAGTGGATTATATACTTCCAATGGTGCTATCAACGGTGGCATTCAACCAGGTAAAATGAAACATGAAAATGTTTCATCCCCAACCAGATTATCTGAAAATGAAGAATCTGATGCTGGTGAAAATGGTGAAAATAAATTGAAGGAGAAAGGATTGGAAAGTAAGGAAGTTGATGAAAGTGCCATAAATCATTCTTATAATACAAGTTCCTCCATGTTAACAtcaaaaaataagaaagtaCCCTACAAGGAAGAGATTGGAGATGGTCTGCGTAGACAGGGAAGGGGTAGTAGGGGCTCTTCAGGCTCTTCAGTTTTGAAGAGTGGCATCCTGCCAATGAAAGAGAAGTTAGAGACTTCAACCTTGATGAAGCCAATTAAAAATGTGAAGCCTGCTTCTGAAAAGAATGGAAG TAAACCAGGGCGCCCTCCTTTGAAGAAATCATGTGATAGGAAAACTAATAATCGAACTGGGCATCCATTGACTAACAACTTCCCTGATATATCAG CGGAGGATGATGACCGTGAGGAGCTATTAACTTCTGCTAACTTTGCTAGCAATGCCAGCT ATATTGGCTGTTCTAGTTCATTTTGGAAGAATCTGGAACCTATTTTTGCTCCTGTCAGCTTGGAAAACATGTCCTACTTGAAGCACCTG GTTGAAACAGCAGATGTTGATCTAAGATGTCTGTCTCAAGTGCTAGGCCTTGGAAGTGATGCACTG GGTAGACTTGCACATACAGAAAACCCTCTGTCACAAAGTCCTCTCTCTAGAGAAAGAGACAGAAGCGCCGTAAATCAAACTGATTCCAAAGAGATATCCTTAATGGATGACATGGATGTTGATCAACATCTAGATTTTAGTATTTTGTGCAGAAAAATGGATTCGGAAGGAAACAAAGTTGCACCATTGTATCAAAGAGTACTGACAGCTCTGATTATTGATGATCAAATTAATGAAGATATTGTTGGAGATGGAAATATGTCTTTTCTGTGTGAAAGAGATGATTTTTCTCAGCTGCCTTGCTTCTTTCAGGGTGTTGAGAACCAATCTAGCATCAAGATGGGATATGAATTCAACTCTGGCAAGGTTTCTTGTAATGGGAATGCTATGCATACTAGTTGCACAAACATCCCTGAAAAAGAACCTGGTGTTTCTTTGCAGATTGATCAAGGATCATTATATCCAGAAACCGAAAGGCTGTCCATGGTATCTGAAAATGGATATGATGGGTCTTTGGGTATGCACATAAATTCATACCCATCATCTTTCAGTTGCCATTTTGAGCAAATGAGCATGGAGGATAAACTCTTGCTGGAGCTACAGAGTGTTGGCCTATATCCAGAACCAGTG CCTGATCTTGCTGATGGAGATTGTGAAGCAATTAATCAAGATATTATTCAATTACAGAAAGGACTCTTCCAACAG GTCAATAAAAAGAGAGAATGCTTTATGAAACTTATTCAAGCAGTAGAGCGAGGCAGAGAGATGGAACAACG AGCCCTTGAACAAGTTGCTATGGACAAACTTGTCGAGCTGGCTTATAAGAAAAAACTG GCAACCCGTGGAACTAGCGCTGCGAGATACGGACTTTCTAAGGTCTCAAGGCCAGTTGCTCTGGCTTTTATGAAGAGGACTCTTGCTAGATGTCACAAATTTGAGGAAACAGGGAAAAGTTGCTTTTTTGAGCCTGTCTTTAAAGATGTCCTATTTTCTGCTCCTTCTTGTGACAACAATACTGGTTCAGCTGTTGCCGCAAACCTATCACTTGGCCACAATTCTAAGCAAGAATTTTCACCATCAG GGTATTTTCCTCACAAGGAGCAGGATGTGTCTGGAAATCTAGACCATCCCTCTGACCAGGATTTTGCTAGAACTGGACCAATTGTAAACAGAGGGAAGAAAAAGGAACTGCTGCTTGATGATGTTGGTGCTAGTCCTTCTCTAAGATCCGCATCAACTCCGGGTAGTTCTTTAATAGGTGGAGCAAAGGGAAAGAGGAGCGAGCGAGACAGGGACAGGGACGGAAAAAATTCTGTCACAAAAGGTGGTCGTTCTTCTGCAAGTCATTCGAGAGGTGAGCGTAAAACGAAAGCAAAGTCTAAACCAAAGACAGCTCAACTATCTAGCTCTGGAAATGGTTCTCTTAGTAATTTAATGGAAAATATTAACTCTGAGCATCAATTGGCTTGTGGTTCTAATGAATTTATTTCTAGTCATGGCGACAGAAAAAGTAAAACTGGATCTGTACCTCACAATGTGTCCACTGGAACTGAGGAACCCATGGACATCACAAACATGCATGAATTAGACTCCATAGAACTAGGTGTAGGTAATGAACTTAATGGACCTCAAGACCTGGATTCTTGGCTGCTGAACATTGATGACGATTTGCAAGACAATGACGCTATTGGCCTAGAGATACCAATGGATGATCTGTCTGATTTGAACATGATTTTATGA
- the LOC137827770 gene encoding uncharacterized protein isoform X1, with translation MAGNTRFDLTAAKSEELAFKGSFTNGQRGNLMNGTLDRSASFREGNEGKMFISGTNMSRGNSTSAGDLTSVAQCLMLDPITMGDQKYTRSGELRRVLGISFGNTLEDYAFGTANLKAPPPVATEELKRFKASVQEASVRARYRSKRLDESLDKLNKCWEAVSLKKQLRNDLLPNERLGGSPFSKMGSQTHRSPSEPVNQRLEDRPKNIILNKRIRTSVADTRAEGLSNNNARQPLAIGKDRDNIKDSSRGCDIVEEKIRRLPAGGETWDRKMKRKRSMGIVVARSIDGEGELKKVVHLRLANESGLQGSDAQGSRSGYSGSNSKHDGSSLPPTSNACTASNNEQEKVSRGSVDGLNKERVVLKGNKFNVRDNNYTGGIHTLSKGKGSRPPRTGALMAGNSSVSRSSELHEIREQTLNVNKPHSVCGTVNRKRPLPGGSSSSHMAQWVGQRPQKITRTRRANVISPVVSCDEVHTSLEGLSPSDVGSRMTSTSVSGLYTSNGAINGGIQPGKMKHENVSSPTRLSENEESDAGENGENKLKEKGLESKEVDESAINHSYNTSSSMLTSKNKKVPYKEEIGDGLRRQGRGSRGSSGSSVLKSGILPMKEKLETSTLMKPIKNVKPASEKNGSKPGRPPLKKSCDRKTNNRTGHPLTNNFPDISAEDDDREELLTSANFASNASYIGCSSSFWKNLEPIFAPVSLENMSYLKHLVETADVDLRCLSQVLGLGSDALGRLAHTENPLSQSPLSRERDRSAVNQTDSKEISLMDDMDVDQHLDFSILCRKMDSEGNKVAPLYQRVLTALIIDDQINEDIVGDGNMSFLCERDDFSQLPCFFQGVENQSSIKMGYEFNSGKVSCNGNAMHTSCTNIPEKEPGVSLQIDQGSLYPETERLSMVSENGYDGSLGMHINSYPSSFSCHFEQMSMEDKLLLELQSVGLYPEPVPDLADGDCEAINQDIIQLQKGLFQQVNKKRECFMKLIQAVERGREMEQRALEQVAMDKLVELAYKKKLATRGTSAARYGLSKVSRPVALAFMKRTLARCHKFEETGKSCFFEPVFKDVLFSAPSCDNNTGSAVAANLSLGHNSKQEFSPSGYFPHKEQDVSGNLDHPSDQDFARTGPIVNRGKKKELLLDDVGASPSLRSASTPGSSLIGGAKGKRSERDRDRDGKNSVTKGGRSSASHSRGERKTKAKSKPKTAQLSSSGNGSLSNLMENINSEHQLACGSNEFISSHGDRKSKTGSVPHNVSTGTEEPMDITNMHELDSIELGVGNELNGPQDLDSWLLNIDDDLQDNDAIGLEIPMDDLSDLNMIL, from the exons ATGGCGGGGAATACTAGGTTTGATTTAACTGCTGCCAAATCAGAGGAATTGGCTTTCAAGGGGAGCTTTACTAATGGACAGAGAGGGAATTTGATGAATGGCACTTTGGACAGGTCTGCAAGCTTTCGTGAGGGTAATGAGGGGAAAATGTTTATTTCGGGTACTAATATGTCACGGGGGAATTCCACATCAGCAGGGGATTTGACTTCTGTTGCTCAATGTTTGATGTTAGATCCAATAACCATGGGAGATCAAAAATATACTAGGTCAGGTGAGTTAAGACGAGTCCTGGGGATATCCTTTGGAAATACTCTTGAAGATTATGCTTTTGGAACTGCTAATTTGAAGGCTCCCCCTCCAGTGGCTACGGAGGAACTAAAACGATTCAAAGCAAGTGTACAAGAGGCTTCTGTCAGGGCTAG ATATAGATCAAAAAGGTTGGATGAATCGTTAGACAAATTGAACAAATGTTGGGAGGCTGTAAGCTTAAAGAAGCAACTTCGAAACGATTTGTTGCCAAATGAAAGGTTGGGTGGATCACCCTTCTCGAAGATGGGAAGTCAGACTCATCGTAGCCCATCAGAGCCTGTGAATCAAAGACTAGAAGACAGACCTAAGAATATCATTCTGAATAAGCGCATCCGTACATCAGTAGCTGATACACGG GCTGAAGGATTAAGTAATAACAATGCAAGGCAACCTTTGGCCATTGGAAAGGATAGAGACAACATCAAGGATAGTAGCAGAGGTTGTGATATTGTTGAAGAGAAGATTCGAAGATTACCTGCAGGTGGAGAAACATGGgatagaaaaatgaaaagaaaacgtTCCATGGGTATAGTTGTTGCCAGATCCATTGACGGGGAAGGAGAGCTGAAAAAAGTTGTGCATCTAAGGCTAGCTAATGAGTCAGGTCTGCAAGGTTCTGATGCTCAAGGTTCGAG GTCAGGATATTCTGGCAGTAATAGCAAGCACGATGGTTCTTCATTGCCTCCTACGTCCAATGCATGTACAGCTTCCAATAATGAGCAAGAAAAGGTGTCAAGGGGTTCAGTTGACGGATTAAATAAGGAACGggttgtgcttaaaggaaataA GTTTAATGTCCGTGACAATAATTATACAGGTGGTATCCATACTTTGTCGAAAGGCAAAGGTTCAAGGCCTCCACGAACAGGTGCTTTGATGGCTGGAAACTCATCTGTTTCTCGATCTTCTGAATTACATGAAATTCGGGAacaaactttaaatgtgaacaAGCCTCATTCAGTTTGTGGTACTGTAAATCGCAAGCGTCCTTTGCCTGGAGGATCATCTTCATCCCATATGGCCCAATGGGTTGGACAGAGACCCCAGAAAATTACTCGCACTCGAAGAGCAAATGTTATATCCCCTGTCGTAAGTTGTGATGAAGTGCATACATCATTAGAAGGTTTGTCCCCTTCTGATGTTGGTAGCAGAATGACTTCTACTAGTGTTAGTGGATTATATACTTCCAATGGTGCTATCAACGGTGGCATTCAACCAGGTAAAATGAAACATGAAAATGTTTCATCCCCAACCAGATTATCTGAAAATGAAGAATCTGATGCTGGTGAAAATGGTGAAAATAAATTGAAGGAGAAAGGATTGGAAAGTAAGGAAGTTGATGAAAGTGCCATAAATCATTCTTATAATACAAGTTCCTCCATGTTAACAtcaaaaaataagaaagtaCCCTACAAGGAAGAGATTGGAGATGGTCTGCGTAGACAGGGAAGGGGTAGTAGGGGCTCTTCAGGCTCTTCAGTTTTGAAGAGTGGCATCCTGCCAATGAAAGAGAAGTTAGAGACTTCAACCTTGATGAAGCCAATTAAAAATGTGAAGCCTGCTTCTGAAAAGAATGGAAG TAAACCAGGGCGCCCTCCTTTGAAGAAATCATGTGATAGGAAAACTAATAATCGAACTGGGCATCCATTGACTAACAACTTCCCTGATATATCAG CGGAGGATGATGACCGTGAGGAGCTATTAACTTCTGCTAACTTTGCTAGCAATGCCAGCT ATATTGGCTGTTCTAGTTCATTTTGGAAGAATCTGGAACCTATTTTTGCTCCTGTCAGCTTGGAAAACATGTCCTACTTGAAGCACCTG GTTGAAACAGCAGATGTTGATCTAAGATGTCTGTCTCAAGTGCTAGGCCTTGGAAGTGATGCACTG GGTAGACTTGCACATACAGAAAACCCTCTGTCACAAAGTCCTCTCTCTAGAGAAAGAGACAGAAGCGCCGTAAATCAAACTGATTCCAAAGAGATATCCTTAATGGATGACATGGATGTTGATCAACATCTAGATTTTAGTATTTTGTGCAGAAAAATGGATTCGGAAGGAAACAAAGTTGCACCATTGTATCAAAGAGTACTGACAGCTCTGATTATTGATGATCAAATTAATGAAGATATTGTTGGAGATGGAAATATGTCTTTTCTGTGTGAAAGAGATGATTTTTCTCAGCTGCCTTGCTTCTTTCAGGGTGTTGAGAACCAATCTAGCATCAAGATGGGATATGAATTCAACTCTGGCAAGGTTTCTTGTAATGGGAATGCTATGCATACTAGTTGCACAAACATCCCTGAAAAAGAACCTGGTGTTTCTTTGCAGATTGATCAAGGATCATTATATCCAGAAACCGAAAGGCTGTCCATGGTATCTGAAAATGGATATGATGGGTCTTTGGGTATGCACATAAATTCATACCCATCATCTTTCAGTTGCCATTTTGAGCAAATGAGCATGGAGGATAAACTCTTGCTGGAGCTACAGAGTGTTGGCCTATATCCAGAACCAGTG CCTGATCTTGCTGATGGAGATTGTGAAGCAATTAATCAAGATATTATTCAATTACAGAAAGGACTCTTCCAACAG GTCAATAAAAAGAGAGAATGCTTTATGAAACTTATTCAAGCAGTAGAGCGAGGCAGAGAGATGGAACAACG AGCCCTTGAACAAGTTGCTATGGACAAACTTGTCGAGCTGGCTTATAAGAAAAAACTG GCAACCCGTGGAACTAGCGCTGCGAGATACGGACTTTCTAAGGTCTCAAGGCCAGTTGCTCTGGCTTTTATGAAGAGGACTCTTGCTAGATGTCACAAATTTGAGGAAACAGGGAAAAGTTGCTTTTTTGAGCCTGTCTTTAAAGATGTCCTATTTTCTGCTCCTTCTTGTGACAACAATACTGGTTCAGCTGTTGCCGCAAACCTATCACTTGGCCACAATTCTAAGCAAGAATTTTCACCATCAG GGTATTTTCCTCACAAGGAGCAGGATGTGTCTGGAAATCTAGACCATCCCTCTGACCAGGATTTTGCTAGAACTGGACCAATTGTAAACAGAGGGAAGAAAAAGGAACTGCTGCTTGATGATGTTGGTGCTAGTCCTTCTCTAAGATCCGCATCAACTCCGGGTAGTTCTTTAATAGGTGGAGCAAAGGGAAAGAGGAGCGAGCGAGACAGGGACAGGGACGGAAAAAATTCTGTCACAAAAGGTGGTCGTTCTTCTGCAAGTCATTCGAGAGGTGAGCGTAAAACGAAAGCAAAGTCTAAACCAAAGACAGCTCAACTATCTAGCTCTGGAAATGGTTCTCTTAGTAATTTAATGGAAAATATTAACTCTGAGCATCAATTGGCTTGTGGTTCTAATGAATTTATTTCTAGTCATGGCGACAGAAAAAGTAAAACTGGATCTGTACCTCACAATGTGTCCACTGGAACTGAGGAACCCATGGACATCACAAACATGCATGAATTAGACTCCATAGAACTAGGTGTAGGTAATGAACTTAATGGACCTCAAGACCTGGATTCTTGGCTGCTGAACATTGATGACGATTTGCAAGACAATGACGCTATTGGCCTAGAGATACCAATGGATGATCTGTCTGATTTGAACATGATTTTATGA